A window of the Sardina pilchardus chromosome 21, fSarPil1.1, whole genome shotgun sequence genome harbors these coding sequences:
- the eef1g gene encoding elongation factor 1-gamma: MAAGTLYTYPENWRAFKAQIAAQYSGAKLKVASTPPAFSFGQTNRTPAFLNNFPTGKVPAYQGDDGFCLSESNAIAYYLSSESLRGTSPQTSAQVLQWVSFADNDIVPSASAWVFPTLGIMQFNKQATEQAKEEVKRLLAYLNQHLNTRTFLVGERVSLADIAVACSLLWLYKQVMEPAFRQPYPNVNRWFVTCVNQPQFKTVLGEVKLCEKMAQFDAKKFADQQPKKDTPPKKEKGGKEGKQQEKKEKKEDKKKEEKKSAPAVEEMDECEAALASEPKAKDPFAHLPKSAFVMDEFKRKYSNEDTLSVALPHFWEHFDREGYSIWYGEYRFPEELSRSFMSCNLITGMFQRLDKLRKNGFASVILFGTDDDSSISGVWVFRGQDLAFTLSDDWQIDYESYAWRKLDVDSEECKTMVKEYFAWEGDFKHVGKPFNQGKVFK; this comes from the exons ATGGCGGCGGGG ACTCTGTACACATACCCAGAGAACTGGAGGGCCTTCAAGGCCCAGATTGCAGCCCAGTACAGTGGTGCTAAGCTTAAGGTTGCCAGCACCCCCCCAGCCTTCAGCTTTGGGCAGACAAACCGCACCCCTGCCTTTCTCAACAACTTCCCCACCGGCAAG GTTCCAGCTTACCAGGGTGATGATGGATTCTGTCTGTCAGAGAGCAATGCCATTGCTTACTATT TGAGCAGTGAGTCTCTTCGTGGCACCAGCCCACAAACCAGCGCCCAGGTGCTCCAGTGGGTGAGCTTTGCAGATAATGACATCGTCCCATCTGCCAGCGCATGGGTCTTCCCCACCCTTGGCATCATGCAGTTCAACAAACAG GCCACAGAGCAGGCTAAAGAGGAGGTGAAGCGTCTCCTTGCTTACCTGAACCAGCACTTGAATACCCGTACCTTCCTGGTTGGCGAGAGAGTTAGCCTGGCTGACATCGCTGTAGCCTGTTCTCTGCTTTGGCTCTACAAACAG GTTATGGAGCCTGCCTTCCGTCAGCCCTACCCCAATGTGAACCGTTGGTTTGTAACCTGCGTCAACCAGCCACAGTTCAAGACTGTTCTTGGGGAAGTGAAGCTCTGTGAAAAGATGGCCCAGTTTGATG CCAAAAAGTTTGCCGATCAGCAGCCCAAGAAGGACACGCCACCAAAGAAGGAAAAGGGTGGCAAGGAAGGCAAGCagcaggagaagaaagaaaagaaggaggataagaagaaggaagagaagaaatcTGCCCCTGCTGTGGAGGAGATGGATGAGTGTGAAGCTGCACTTGCCTCAGAGCCAAAAGCCAAGGACCCCTTCGCACATCTTCCAAAAAG CGCGTTTGTCATGGATGAGTTCAAGAGGAAGTACTCCAATGAGGACACCCTGTCTGTGGCACTGCCCCATTTCTGGGAGCACTTCGACCGTGAGGGCTACTCTATCTGGTATGGGGAGTACCGTTTCCCTGAGGAGCTGAGCCGGTCCTTCATGAGCTGCAACCTCATCACAG GAATGTTCCAGCGCCTTGACAAGCTTCGCAAAAATGGCTTTGCCAGCGTCATCCTGTTTGGCACAGATGACGACAGTTCCATCTCTGGTGTCTGGGTCTTCAGAGGTCAAGATTTGGCATTCACT TTGTCTGACGACTGGCAGATTGACTACGAGTCCTATGCTTGGCGTAAGCTGGATGTGGACAGCGAGGAGTGCAAAACCATGGTCAAGGAGTACTTCGCATGGGAGGGTGACTTCAAGCATGTTGGAAAGCCCTTCAACCAGGGCAAGGTCTTCAAGTGA